A genome region from Homalodisca vitripennis isolate AUS2020 unplaced genomic scaffold, UT_GWSS_2.1 ScUCBcl_882;HRSCAF=3782, whole genome shotgun sequence includes the following:
- the LOC124371058 gene encoding uncharacterized protein LOC124371058, which produces METLDRQRIRKAEKAEDDLEKKIRQGKNVLKKRDANAKVGREEVWRPAIGKESLHQESNDNGTRLASFAIANEYKIVSTMFPRKDIHKYTWTSPGGTTKNQIDHVITDQRHKSSITDVRSIRGAECGIDHSLVLVKVCQRIAIQSRKEVRQKRRIEVRRLELKNIADEFKLKLENRFKALEDMENNETVDAKWSNFKEVVLNTAEEVCGSRKKRYKKPWFDQECEQALKDRVKRKITWMNSNRVEDRESYNEANREANKLQRRIKRLYLHILLDKAKEDNTANNAKDFYRKIRFFKRGFTPYPYGVKTEMEKPPTIEEVKDAVKALKTNKAPGKDEITAEFLKKGGEIVVENLWKLILRIWEKEEMPAEWQEAIIIPIHKKGEKEECEGCTRLVTWYIGSSQSNQEPKANQAKSKDH; this is translated from the exons GGGACGCAAATGCCAAAGTAGGAAGAGAAGAAGTCTGGAGACCTGCTATTGGAAAAGAGAGTCTACACCAAGAATCAAACGACAATGGAACCAGACTGGCAAGTTTTGCAATtgcaaatgaatataaaatagttagCACGATGTTCCCAAGAAAagatatacacaaatatacatgGACATCACCTGGTGgaacaacaaaaaaccaaattgaCCACGTGATCACAGACCAAAGGCACAAAAGTAGTATAACTGATGTTCGAAGCATTAGGGGAGCGGAATGTGGAATTGACCACTCATTAGTTTTAGTCAAAGTGTGTCAGCGAATAGCAATCCAGAGTAGAAAGGAggtaaggcaaaaaagaagaatAGAAGTGCGTAGACTTGAGCTTAAGAATATTGCTGATGAATTCAAACTGAAACTGGAGAATAGATTTAAGGCCCTGGAAGACATGGAGAACAATGAAACTGTAGATGCCAAATGGTCTAATTTTAAGGAAGTAGTTCTGAACACAGCAGAAGAGGTATGTGGTAGTAGGAAGAAGAGATACAAAAAACCATGGTTTGATCAGGAATGCGAGCAAGCTCTGAAAGACCGAGTTAAAAGGAAAATAACGTGGATGAATAGTAACAGAGTAGAGGATAGAGAAAGCTATAATGAAGCAAATAGGGAGGCAAACAAGTTGCAGAGGCGGATAAAAAGACTGTATCTGCATATATTGCTTGACAAGGCTAAGGAAGATAACACAGCAAATAACGCAAAGGACTTCTACAGGAAAATAAGATTcttcaaaagaggttttaccccaTACCCATATGGGGTAAAAACAGAAATGGAGA AACCACCAACCATAGAAGAAGTAAAGGATGCAGTCAAAGCGCTAAAGACCAACAAAGCTCCTGGGAAGGATGAAATAACAGCAGAATTCTTGAAGAAAGGAGGAGAAATAGtagtggaaaatctatggaaactaATACTTCGTATTTGGGAGAAAGAAGAAATGCCAGCTGAATGGCAAGAAGCAATAATAATACCTATACACAAGAAGGGTGAAAAAGAAGAGTGTG AAGGCTGCACCAGGCTTGTAACTTGGTACATTGGCTCCTCTCAGTCCAATCAAGAACCAAAGGCCAACCAGGCAAAGAGCAAAGATCACTAA